In a single window of the Euleptes europaea isolate rEulEur1 chromosome 4, rEulEur1.hap1, whole genome shotgun sequence genome:
- the LOC130476626 gene encoding LOW QUALITY PROTEIN: ELL-associated factor 2-like (The sequence of the model RefSeq protein was modified relative to this genomic sequence to represent the inferred CDS: deleted 1 base in 1 codon): protein MNGAAPPLFGCKERALLLGDSFERQPRCAFHTVRYDFKPASIDTSCEGDLEVGKGEQVTITLPNIEGSTPPVTVFKGSKKPYQKECILIINHDTGECRLEKLSSNITVKKTRGKGSSKVQSRIEQQQQLMRSANKISNSVKYSTPKEKMSPASPMDDIERELKAEAKVIEQMSSSDSSSESKSSSSSSSENSSSDSEDEKPPLPCHCHTLRTQPPVSAVSHQTFYNMDTGYNRSKENTGHVINTLRNDLQLSESGSDSDD, encoded by the exons ATGAATGGGGCGGCCCCGCCGCTCTTCGGCTGCAAGGAGCGCGCGCTGCTGCTGGGTGACAGTTTTGAGAGGCAGCCACGTTGCGCCTTCCACACCGTGCGCTATGACTTCAAACCTGCATCAATCGATACATCCTGTGAAGGAGACCTTGAAGTTGGTAAAGGTGAACAGGTGACAATAACTTTACCAAATATTGAGGGTTCAACTCCACCAGTAACAGTTTTCAAGGGCTCCAAGAAGCCATACCAAAAAGAATGCATATTGATTATTAACCATGACACTGGAGAATGTAGACTTGAGAAACTGAGTAGCAACATCACTGTGAAGAAGACCAGAGGTAAAGGAAGCAGTAAGGTTCAGTCTCGtattgagcagcagcagcaactaatGCGAAGTGCAAATAAGATTTCAAACAGTGTTAAATATTCTACACCAAAAGAAAAGATGTCTCCAGCTTCTCCTATGGATGATATTGAAAGAGAGCTCAAGGCAGAAGCTAAAGTTATAGAGCAGATGAGTAGCTCTGATAGTTCATCAGAATCAAAGAGTTCATCCTCTTCAAGCAGTGAAAATAGTTCTAGTGATTCAGAAGATGAAAAGCCACCCCTTCCT TGTCATTGCCACACCTTGCGAACACAGCCTCCCGTGTCTGCTGTATCACATCAGACCTTCTATAATATGGATACTGGATATAACAGAAGTAAAGAGAACACTGGACATGTGATAAACACATTGCGGAATGATCTCCAGTTAAGTGAATCTGGAAGTGACAGTGATGATTGA